The genomic stretch GATGCTACGGCCCAAGTCGGCGCGGGCGGCTTCGAGGCGTTCCATCGCCGCATTGGCGGAGTCTCCGGCTTTGTCGCCGAGATCGTCGATGCGATCGTCGATGGAGTCGGCCATGCGGCTCACGGTCGTGCGGAAAGAGTCGCGGTCGGACCACGTGGCGTCCTTCACGTTATCCCAGCCGTCCTCGAAGGCGTCGGCGGTACGATCGGCGGCGCGAGCCACTGCGTCTTTGGAGTCTTCGTAGGCGGCGGCGACGCTGTCCGACGCGTTTTCGGCAGAGCGTTCCATTGCGTTTTCGGAGCGGTCACTGCATGCCGTGAGGACGAGCAGCGAGCCGGCGACTGCGGCGGAGGCGAGGGAACGGGTGACGTATTTGGACTTGTTCATGAGTCGAGTGTCTGAGGTTGGCATGTGGGTGAATTCGACGTGGTTGCTCGATGTGATCTCGGTGGTGCGATCAAACCGGTGGGCGGCCACGGACGGCCCCGACGAGCGCGGAGATGACGAGCAGGGCGAGGAAGACGAAGAACAGCACTTTCGCGATGCCCGCGGCGGTGCCGGCCAAGCCGGTGAACCCGAGCAGAGCGGCGATCAGTGCGATGACGAGGAAGGTGAGGGACCAGCTTAGCATGACGTTTGTCTCCTTGAGTGGGTTGAATTGAACCAGAGTGAGTATCGAACGAACGAACCCTTCGCCCGATGCGTGCCAGCTTCGACTCGGACTCGTGCAAGCGACGGAGAGGCAATCGGATACGAAGGTGTCGACCGTGGCTCGTCTGCCGGTCTAGCCGACTGTGCGGCAGTATTCTGCAATCGGGTCGCGGGGCTTGCGTGCAGATCGCACGGCGGTCGCCCGGGACGCCTCGGGGTGGGGTTCCGAGGGTGACGTGTGCCGAGGCGGATTACCCAAGCGGGCCGCGGAGCCCGCGTTCGGACCGCGGTCTCGAACGGGCCACGGTCGTGCTCCTCTTTCCTCCGGCGCGTGTATCCGGAAGTTCGATACTCAGGCCGGAGTCTGCGCCGAAGCCGCGAGGCGTTCGGTTTCGGTCGCGCAGACGGGCACCTCGATCCAGAAAGTCGCTCCTCGGCCGGGTTCGGAATCGCATCCGATCCGTCCCTTCATGGCTTCGACGAGATCGCGGCTGAGGCTGAGGCCGAGGCCGGTGCTGGATTCGCCGGCCGTGGGGCGGGCGCTGAGGCGTTGGTAGGGTTTGAAGAGCAGTTTCTTGTCTTCGTCCGTCAGGCCCGGTCCGCGATCGCGTACGGCTATGCGCACGGGACCGTCGGCGCTCTGCCGGGTCACACCGATGCTCACGGACGTGTCGCGCGGGGAGAACTTCACGGCGTTGGAGA from Opitutales bacterium ASA1 encodes the following:
- a CDS encoding DUF1328 domain-containing protein; this encodes MLSWSLTFLVIALIAALLGFTGLAGTAAGIAKVLFFVFLALLVISALVGAVRGRPPV